AAATGGAACAGTAGCCCTTAATCGCTCAGAACAAGCAGATGCTGTCTATCCTGCTTGTTTACGAAATGGAGAAGCGGTCATAGATGACGTGTTGAGTCGGTTAAAACGAGGTCAAAACATTGTGATTGTATGCGCAGGATCATCTGGACAATTTTGTTTGGAGGACTTTTACGGAGCTGGCTATTTATTGAGGCTTCTCAGATCGGGTCTTAGCAGTCTATCGCTCAATGATGCTGGAATTGCTGCTCAACTGCATTTTTTAGCCGAACAAAACAATGGATATGATCTATTAGCGCAATCAGCCGTCGGAAAATTCCTTTTAGAGTATAGCTCTGAAGAAGAGGTACGAGGCGTGGCTGAATTAGGAGTCGACCCGACTGTGCTAATTTATCAGAATAAAAAGATAACAAAGAAGGGAGCGACCAGAAGTGGAACAAACCAAACGTGAAATCAAAGGTGGTCATTTTCTCGTTCAAGGCGTTGAGACAAAGGATGTATTTACACCAGAGGATTTAAATGATGAACAGAAAATGATCGCACAAACAGCGAGGCAGTTTATTGAACGAGAAGTAGCTTCTAAACGTGAGGCGATTGAAGATCAAGATTTCGATGTCATTGTCGGTCTTTTAAAGAAAGCAGGGTCACTTGGATTACTAGCACATAGTATCCCTGAAGCCTACGGAGGACTTGGTTTAGACAAGGTTAGTAAAGGGATTGTCGGTGAAGAAATTGGTGCGTCAAGTGGCTATGGTGTCGCACATTCAAATCACACATGCATTGCGACTTTACCGATTACTTATTTCGGAAATGTCGAGCAGAAAAACACATACTTACCGAAGCTTGCCTCTGGTGAATACTTAGGTGCGTATTGTTTAACTGAGCCGTCCTCTGGATCAGACGCGCTTGCGGCGAAAACAACAGCCATATTAAATGAAGCAAAAACACATTATCTACTAAACGGAACAAAGCTCTATATTACGAATGCCGTATTTTCAGATACGTTCATCGTTTACGCGAAAGTCGATGGAACGCAATTTACAGCCTTTATTGTTGAGAAAGATTTTAAAGGCTTATCCCTAGGTCCTGAGGAACAAAAAATGGGCATTAAAGGGTCATCGACAAGAAGTGTCATTTTGGAAGATTGTGAAGTGCCTGTTGCCAATGTCCTTGGTGAAGTTGGCAAGGGGCATGTCATTGCCTTTAATGTCTTAAACTTAGGACGGTTTAATCTAGGATCAGCTTGCATGGGAGCATCAAAAGAAGCGCTTCGTCTAGCGATTCAACATACGAATGAGCGAAAGCAATTCAAAAAGCGAATTAGTGAATTCGGCATAACGAAAGAGAAAGTCGCATTGATGGCGGCGCGAATCTTTGCTGCAGAATCTCTCCAGTACCGCACGGCTGAATTAATTGAAGGTGCGCTAGGCGATCTGGACGATACACACACAACGAGCGAAATAGGTAAACGAATGATGGAGTACGCATTAGAGTGTGCGATTTGTAAAGTGTATGGCTCTGAAACACTTGATTATGTGGTCGATGAGTCTCTTCAATTGCACGGAGGAGCTGGGTTCATTAAAGAATACCCGATTGAGCAGATGTATCGAGATTCTCGAATCAATCGAATTTTTGAAGGGACAAATGAAATCAATCGCTTGCTCGTACCAGGACTCTTCTTAAAGAAAGGCGTTAAAGGGGAATTACCTGTTCAAGATGCGATTAAAGAAGCTATTAATCAATTAAAAACGGGTCAAGTAACTAGTTATTCAGGAAGTATGGCGCGAGAGCGAGCAGCTATTGAGAGCATCCGTACAGCCTTTTTAGCCTTAACTGGGTTGGCGTTTGAACAGTTTGGTCCAGACCTTGAAGCAGAACAAGAAGTATTAATTAAACTAGCGGATATAGGGATTGAGCTATATGCTTCTGAATCTGCTGTTATGCGAGCTTACAAGAGTGGCGATTCGTTGCAAGAGCAATTGGCGACAACGGCCTCTGAATCCTCATTCAATCGTGTGAAGGTTGTGACAGAGGAACTTTTAGCAGGATTCCCAGATACTGAACAAGTACAGGGGCTCCGTTCCTTGATCGGTCGCGCGTTTACTAAGCTGACGTTCTCTGGTCGAATTGATCGGAATCGAGCGATTGCTGGTGTAGTAAATGAGAATGGCCGCTACGTTCGTCTAGCGTAATACAGTCTATGAATCTATTTGATGACAAAGGGTGTGAATTTCGTGGGTCGTTTTCAAGATAAAATCGTACTGATCTCTGGTGCAGGGAGTGGGATTGGTCAAGCAACAGCTAGCCAGCTTGCCTCAGAAGGAGCGACGTTAATTCTCGTAGGTCGTAGAAGAGAAAAGTTAGAAGCGGTAGCGAATGAAATCCATAGTCAGACCAATCGAGATTGTGCCTACGTCTATGCGGCCGATGTCACGGTCGAAGAAGAAGTAGAATTATTGGCTAACTATGTAGAAAGTAATTTTGAAAAACTCGATGTGTTAATTAATAATGCAGGTACTTCTTCTGGTGGGCCAATTCTTTCCTTAGAAAAAGACGAGTGGGACCGTGTTCAGACGACGAATGTGACGAGTGTGTACTTAATGTCTAAATTTTTAGGTGCGCTAATGAGAAATCAAGATGGCACAAGTAAGGCGATTGTCAATGTCGCTTCCTTGTCTGGTCATAAAGCGGGTGCGAAAATTCCAAGCTATAGCACAGCAAAAGCGGCAGTGATTCATTTAACGAAATCTTTAGCGGGTGAATTAGCTCCTTATCAGGTGCGGGTCAATTCTGTGTCCCCAGGCTTTATTGAAACCCCGATGACTGAAAAAGGATTGAAAAACCCTGCATTTTCTCAGTCGATTGAGCGACATACGTTGCTCGGTCGAGTCGGTAGACCTGATGAAGTAGCGAAAACGATCGCTTTTATCGCCTCAGACGATGCTAGTTATATGACAGGGACGGATTTATTAATAGATGGTGGTTGGTTAACCGTTTAAAAGAGGAGATGAGCATATGAGTGTAGAAAGTAAAGAGACAACAGAAGCAACGAAAGACTTGCTCGTAACGACTGAAGATGGAGTCATGCAGTTAGTGTTGAATCGACCAGATGCCTTAAATGCCTTTAGTCCAGCAATGATTAACGGATTGAAACAATCATTGAAACAAGCGCAATCAGATGAGGCGATTAAAGTCATCGTCCTACGCGGAGCCGGTCGCGCTTTTAGTGCAGGCGGCGATGTGAAGACGATGGGAGAAGCGACGCCTGTTGATGTGTATGATCATATCGGAGAGCTCAATCAATTAATTGAACAAATGCGAAGCGTAGAAAAACCAATTATTGCTGCTGTGCATGGTTTTGCTGCTGGGGCAGGGTTTAACTTGGCGCTTGCTTGTGATTTGATTGTCGCAGCTGAAGATACGTCATTTATTCTCAGTTTTGCTCAAGTTGGTCTTGTCTCAGATGGCGGAGGGCATTATTTCCTCCCAAAATCTCTGACACCATATCAAGCGAAAGAGCTTTTATTTAGTGCCGAACCACTCGATGCGAGAACCGCACAATCGTGGGGGCTAGTCAATAAGGTGTTTCCACTTGATCAAATGGAAAAGAAAGTAAGCGAGTATGCCTATTCCTTTACCTTACGTCCAACCAAAGCATTAGGTTTAATGAAGAGGCTAACCAATGCCGCAGATACAAATTCCTTACCTGAAATACTAGAAGCAGAGCGAGCAACACAAGCGATGATGATAACAACGAAGGATCATCAAGAGGGTGTATTAGCCTTCAAAGAAAAACGTAAACCTAATTTTAAAGGAAACTAAGGAGGAAATCGATGATGAAAGCGATACAGTTTAAGCAATACGGCGGACCTGAGGTATTACAGTTAATTGATTTAGAACGTCCAAAGCCAGAGGAAAAAGAAGTAACGATTAAAATAGAAGCAATCGGTGTAAACTTTGCGGATACAGCAAGAAGACAAGGACAATATGTAGTTCCTACTCCATTGCCATTCGTGCCTGGTGCAGAGGTGGCGGGTGTGGTTGATGAAGTAGGAAGTGACGTTTCAAGCGTAAAAGTTGGCGATCGTGTTGTGACACTTCTTGGCACGAAAAAAGCGACAGGGTATGCCGAGTATTCGATTGCTGATGAACGTGGATTAATGCCAATCCCAGAAGGTGTGAGCTTTGAGCAAGCCGTGGCTCTACCTCTTCAAGGCTTGAGTGCGTACCATATTTTGAAAACAATGGGTCAGCTAGAAAGTGGCGAGACGGTCCTCGTTCATGCAGCGGCAGGTGGTGTCGGAACGATTGCGGTTCAATTAGCGAAACTAATGGGAGCAGGGAAGGTCATAGCTACAGCTAGCTCAAAAGAAAAGCTCGCCTTAGCAAGTGAACTTGGAGCAGACGTGTTAATTAATTACACGGAAGAAAATTGGTATGAGCAAGTGCTTGAGGCGACAGACGGTAGAGGAGTTCATGTTGCGCTTGAAATGGCAGGTGGACGTGTATTTACTGATACATTAAAATGCCTTGCTACATTCGGTCGACTTGTCGTATACGGCGTGGCAAGCGGCGAGCAAAGTCCATTCAACCCATCGTCGTTAATGGCACGTAATCAATCAGTGATCGGGTTTTTCCTTCCACAAATTATGCGTAAGCCTGCGCTCTTACAATCGAGCATGCGCGAGTTGTTGCAATACGTTGGAACTGGTCAGTTGAAGTTGCAAATTGGTGGAACGTATCCACTTGCACAAGCTGCCGAAGTTCATAGCTTGATGCAAGGAAGAAAGACAACAGGGAAGCTCATCTTGAAACCATAACACCTTAGACAAGAGGTTGGGACAAAAAGAAATGTTTAACTGAGAATCTGAAGCATGCACATTCATAGCGGATGAAATATACGTAGACTCCTGCGGGATGAAAAGCATCAGTGAGACCCCACAGTGCGAAGCACGAGGAGGCTCACCAGCTTCCCGCGGAAAGCGCAGTATATTTCAGGAGCGGCATATCTGCACCGCCTATTATTTGTTCGGAGACTCTTTAGTTAAATCACTTCTAGACCAGCCTCTTTTATTTTATCCTTTCTTTCTTGGTCATAGTTCTTTTGATACGAGCATAAATCACATATATGAATACTAACTAGTTAGTATACAAAGTTGGGTCAAAGGGGGAGAAAATGTGGATCTCTTTTTTCAACAGATCTTAAACGGGCTTACTATTGGAAGCGTTTACAGTCTTGTGGCTCTGGGTCTGACATTGGTTTTTGGAATCTTGCATGTACCTAATTTTGCGCATGGAGCTCTATACATGGTTGGCGCTTATGTTGCGCTAACGGTCATGACAGCATTAGGTGTGCATTACTGGATAGGTCTACTCATCGCTGTATTAATTGTGGCTGCCCTTTCGGTGGTCATGGAGCGATTGGTCTTTAGTCGATTAGATGGCAAAGACCCTCTGCCAATAATGATCGCCTCAATTGGGATGTTGTTCTTTTTGGAATCATTCGCACAATTCATGTGGGGAAGTCAATACCAACGGATGGTGACGCCATATGGCGAGACGATACAAGTGTTTGGATTAACCGTGACGATGCAACGATTGTTGGTCATCGTTGCAGCTGTGGCCCTCATGCTCTTATTGCATTTGTTTTTAACAAAAACAATGACTGGAGCTGCCATTATTGCGATGTCACAAAGTAAGAACGGTGCGTTTTTGGTTGGAATTAATGCAACGCGGGTGTCGATGATGACCTTTGCTATTGCTGGTGGACTCGCTGCGGCGGCCGCAACACTTGCAGCACCTATTAATCTCGTTTTCCCAAGTATGGGGAATTTAGTGATCATGAAAGCCTTCGTGATTATTATCATTGGGGGCATGGGGAGTATTCCTGGGGCAATCATTGGTGGATATATATTAGGCATGGCGGAAAGTCTTGGGGCAACGTATATCTCCTCTGATTACAAAGATTTAATTGCCTTTGTTTTACTCGTTTTAATCTTAACGATCAAGCCGAATGGATTATTTGCAAAGGGGGTCAAATAAAGGATGAAGCTATCGCGTAAATCATACTTTCTTCTAGCCTTATTACTTGCCGTGATCGTCTTTCCGATATTGATCCCAAATCAATATTACATGCAAATTCTCATTCTAGTCTTCATATGGTCGATTGCTGTATACGGGTTAAATACGATCACTGGATTGACTGGGCAGCTCTCGCTCGCTCACGCTGGATTTTTTGCAATCGGTGCTTATGGTCTAGGGCTTCTAACAATTAAAGCTGGCGTTCCGTTCTGGTTAGCTTTTGTTTTAGCGATCCTAATTACGGTGATCATTAGCTTCTTTATCGGTCTCGTAGCGCTAAGGACAAAATCTCATTTCTTTGCGATTTATACGATGTCTGTTGGTTTCTTGATTTATTTAATCATCTATAAATCTGATCTCACTGGAGGGGTGAGGGGGTTAATCGGAATCCCTAATCCAGCACCGATTGGGCCGATTACATTTGAATCGATCCTTTCTTATTATTATCTAATGCTGTTTTTCTTGTTGCTTACGATCTTCTTTATGTATCGCTTAACGAAATCGTTATTAGGCAAGACCTTTGTAGCGATCCGTAATAGTGAGGAGCTTGCTGAAACATTGGGTATTGCTGTGATGAAAAACAAATTATTAGCCTTTGTGATCTCAGCAGGACTCGCATCACTCGCGGGTGCTTTGTATGCATCCTATGTACGCTTTATTGGTCCGCAAATGGCCGATATTCACGTCGCCTTTGAAATCTTGCTTTACTTGCTTGTCGGAGGGATCGGTACATTGGCTGGACCTATTATTGGGACATTCATCGTCATTCTCCTAACACAGATGCTCCAATTTTTAGAGGAATTTAGAATGCTTGTGTTTGGTCCGATTGTTGTCTTGTTAATCTTGTTTTATCCAAGAGGAATCGTTGGTGGGTACCTAATGCTAAAAGCAAAACGAGCAAAGAAAAAACAGATGCTCGAACATCAACAAACGCAAGGAGGGAAGACGGATGCTTTTAACGATTGATCGTTTAACAAAAAGGTTTGGTGGGCTCTCTGCCGTACAAGATGTGACAGCACAAGTTCAAGAGGGCAAAATTACAGCGATTATTGGACCGAATGGTGCTGGGAAATCAACTTTCTTCAATCTGATTAGTGGATTTCATCAACCGACATCAGGTCAGATTCAATTTTCGGGTCAGGACATTACGACGATGAAAGCAAATCATGTCGCCCGGTTGGGAATTGGGAGGACGTTTCAAACAACACATTTATTTGAGCAGTCTACGGTGCTAGATAATGTATTGATCGGACATCGACTTCGGACAAAATCAGGTTTTTTTGATGCCGTATTCCGAACGAAACGAGAGAAACGGGAGGAAAGGCAATGTCACGAAAAAGCCGAAGAGGCACTTGAATTTGTCGGGTTATCATCGATTGCTTATGAATCTGTTGCTTCGATCACACAAGAACAACAAAAACGTGTCGCCTTTGCGTTAGCACTTGCTACGGACCCAAAACTCGTTTTGCTTGATGAACCAGCAGCGGGGGTGAATCCAGATGAAACAGAAGGATTAGCAGACTTAATGAGAAAGATGGTAAAACACGGGAAAACGGTCTGTCTGATTGAGCATAAGATGCCGATGGTGATGTCATTAGCCGATCATGTCATTGTCTTAAATCATGGTGAATTAATTGCTGAAGGAACACCAAGAGAAATCCAAGAAAATGAACGAGTCATTGAGGCGTATTTAGGAGGAGGTAGCCATGTTAGTGCTTAACGACTTGACGGTATCACATGGTCCCCAAGTGGTGCTAGAGCAAATTGATCTCACCATTGAAGAAGGTGAATTAGTCGTTCTCTTAGGGGCGAACGGAGCAGGGAAGAGTACGTTGTTCCATGCGATTAGTGGTCTATTAAAACCGACAAGTGGCGAGTTGCTGTTTAAAGGGAAATCTCTACAAAAATTATCAGCGAGTCAAATTGTTCGAGAGGGGGTGGTTCAATGTGCGGAAGGGCGAATGCTATTTGCTCAAATGACTGTCCATGACAATCTAAAAATGGGGGCTTTTTCCTATAAAAAAAACAAAGCAGAGATCACGAGTCAACTAGATTATGTGTACAAATTGTTCCCAGATTTAATGAAAAAGAAACAAGCTCCTGCTGGTAGTTTAAGTGGAGGGCAACAACAGATGGTCGCAATCGGGCGAGCCTTGATGGCAAAGCCAAAACTTTTATTGCTAGATGAACCGTCGTTGGGTTTGGCACCGCTAATTGTGGAACAAATGTTTTCTATCATAAAGGAAGTTAATAAGGGCGGGGTGACCGTCTTACTTGCCGAACAAAATGCTTATGCGGCCTTGTCGATCTCATCTCGTGGGTATGTCCTTGAAAATGGGCGCCTAAAAGTAGAAGGAACAAAAGAGGAATTGTTGGGGAATGAAGAAATTCGTAAAGCGTATATTGGCGCTTAGAATTTCGATAGATTACAAATACAGGGGGAAGAATGATGAAAAAAAGTTGGCTGATTTCGAGTGTTGTTATGTTCTCAATGGTCCTTGGTGCGTGTGCGAGTGGAACGACTGGTGATGGTGGAGGAGGAGAAGCCGCACCGGAAGAAGATGTACCAGAAGTAGAAGTAAGTGGAGAAGAAGAAATCCTGAACATCGGCTACACAGGACCATTAAGTGGACCGGCCGCTTTTTACGGGGAGAATACCGTAAGTGGTGTGAGAATGGCTGCTGATGAGATCAATGACGCGGGAGGATTTGAGGTTGATGGCACGACGTACAAATTAAATTTAGTCACCTATGATGATATGTATTTACCAAATGAGGCGGCGACGAACGCAAGACGTCTTGTGCAAGAGCATGATACAAAGATTGTTTTCGTTCCTCATAGTGGAGGGGTCTTTGCAACACAAGTGTTCAACGAGCAAGAAGACTTCCTAATTGCCGCTTATACGAGTGAGCCAGAGATTTTAACGCAAGGAAATGGGCTGACGTTACGGATTCCACCTGCATATGATCAGTACCCAGAGCCGTTTGTTAATTATCAACAAGAACGATTTGGTACGAAATTAGCGTTATTACCTACAGCGACACAATATGGAAAAGACTGGACAGAGGAATTAGTTCCTGTCTGGGAAGCAAATGGGGGAGAGGTCGTCTATGATGGGGAAGTAGATTTTGGAAAGGATACGGATTTCTTTCCAATCGTCACAAATGCTCTCAATCAAAATCCTGATGTGATTTTTGTCGGAGGACCTTCTGAGCCTACTGCTTTACTAATGAAAGCTGCGAGAGACCTTGGATTTGAGGGCGGGTTTATGGTGATGGACCAAGCGAAATTTGAGGAAATGGACGGGGTACTTGGAGGCTATGATGAGATCGAAGGTGCAATTGGGATGTTACCAATTATGAATAGTGATGCAAGTGGAGCAGAGAGCTTTGTTTCAGCATTTGAAGAATTACAAGGGCGTGTACCAACGGCCGAATCTGCGTTTAACTATCAAGCAATGTATGTGTTAGTAGAGGCAATGAAACTAGCTGGAACGGTTGAAGACCCTGAAGCGATTATGGCGCAAATGGACGCAGGGGTTAAAGCATTACCTGATGATAAGTTTGTGTGGCATCTAACAGGAGTAGAAAACAATGGCTTTGATTGGAAAGCATCGATTGCAGCCATTGAGGATGGTGAAATTGTATTAATTGAAGAATAGGTGGACGAATTAGCCAGCTTCGTATACAATGAAGCTGGCTTTTAATGATAACCATTTTTTTGCAAATTCAAGGTGAAGCGCCTTTAAATCCTTATTAAATAGTGAATAAACTAAAATATGGGTTGACCTTATGAGGCTGCTATATTATAATTAGATAAGACGTGCACTCGAATGATATGTGCCGTTTGATTGGTTGTTTCGGAGGGAGGGGAATATAATGGCAGAAACTCGTGTTCGCAAAAACGAATCGATTGATGCTGCACTTCGTCGCTTCAAGAGATCACTCTCTAAAGAAGGAACGTTGGCTGAGGTTAAAAAGCGTAAGCACTATGAAAAACCTAGTGTAAAACGTAAGATGAAATCTGAAGCAGCAAGAAAACGTAAGTTCTAAGAAGTGAGAGGGTGTATTCATTGAATCTTCTAGATCGTTTAACTGCAGATATGAAGAGTGCGATGAAGAACAAAGATAAGCAAAAACTCTCTGTCATCCGTATGGTAAAGTCGTCGTTGCAAAACGAGCAGATTAAGCTCGGGCGTGAGTTGACGGACGATGATAGCCTTACGGTTTTGAATCGCGAACTGAAACAACGCAAGGATTCGCTCCATGAGTTTGAACAAGCAAACCGTGAAGATTTAGCTTCCAAGTTACGCGACGAGATCGTTATACTTGATGACTATATGCCAGAACAGCTTTCAGAAGAAGAAGTATCAGCAATCGTCAAGGAAACCATTGATGAAGTCGGTGCTTCCACCAAAGCAGACATGGGTAAGGTCATGGGAGCAGTTATGCCTAAGGTTAAAGGTAAAGCTGATGGTGGACTTGTGAATCGTCTTGTGCAACAACACTTATCATAATTAATGACACAAATGCCACGTTTCCTCGGAAACGTGGCATTTTTATTTGTGAATGC
Above is a genomic segment from Bacillus sp. FJAT-45037 containing:
- a CDS encoding 2-phosphosulfolactate phosphatase, translating into MTHVHVLLKKEEIEPEKLVGSIVIVLDVLLATTTISYAFAYGAKEVIPVSCEKDALHLSTYYHPDEFVLVGEHEGRVIDGFLSPSPSLLKPYVRDKVVILATTNGTVALNRSEQADAVYPACLRNGEAVIDDVLSRLKRGQNIVIVCAGSSGQFCLEDFYGAGYLLRLLRSGLSSLSLNDAGIAAQLHFLAEQNNGYDLLAQSAVGKFLLEYSSEEEVRGVAELGVDPTVLIYQNKKITKKGATRSGTNQT
- a CDS encoding acyl-CoA dehydrogenase family protein — protein: MEQTKREIKGGHFLVQGVETKDVFTPEDLNDEQKMIAQTARQFIEREVASKREAIEDQDFDVIVGLLKKAGSLGLLAHSIPEAYGGLGLDKVSKGIVGEEIGASSGYGVAHSNHTCIATLPITYFGNVEQKNTYLPKLASGEYLGAYCLTEPSSGSDALAAKTTAILNEAKTHYLLNGTKLYITNAVFSDTFIVYAKVDGTQFTAFIVEKDFKGLSLGPEEQKMGIKGSSTRSVILEDCEVPVANVLGEVGKGHVIAFNVLNLGRFNLGSACMGASKEALRLAIQHTNERKQFKKRISEFGITKEKVALMAARIFAAESLQYRTAELIEGALGDLDDTHTTSEIGKRMMEYALECAICKVYGSETLDYVVDESLQLHGGAGFIKEYPIEQMYRDSRINRIFEGTNEINRLLVPGLFLKKGVKGELPVQDAIKEAINQLKTGQVTSYSGSMARERAAIESIRTAFLALTGLAFEQFGPDLEAEQEVLIKLADIGIELYASESAVMRAYKSGDSLQEQLATTASESSFNRVKVVTEELLAGFPDTEQVQGLRSLIGRAFTKLTFSGRIDRNRAIAGVVNENGRYVRLA
- a CDS encoding SDR family NAD(P)-dependent oxidoreductase; its protein translation is MTKGVNFVGRFQDKIVLISGAGSGIGQATASQLASEGATLILVGRRREKLEAVANEIHSQTNRDCAYVYAADVTVEEEVELLANYVESNFEKLDVLINNAGTSSGGPILSLEKDEWDRVQTTNVTSVYLMSKFLGALMRNQDGTSKAIVNVASLSGHKAGAKIPSYSTAKAAVIHLTKSLAGELAPYQVRVNSVSPGFIETPMTEKGLKNPAFSQSIERHTLLGRVGRPDEVAKTIAFIASDDASYMTGTDLLIDGGWLTV
- a CDS encoding enoyl-CoA hydratase/isomerase family protein, whose protein sequence is MSVESKETTEATKDLLVTTEDGVMQLVLNRPDALNAFSPAMINGLKQSLKQAQSDEAIKVIVLRGAGRAFSAGGDVKTMGEATPVDVYDHIGELNQLIEQMRSVEKPIIAAVHGFAAGAGFNLALACDLIVAAEDTSFILSFAQVGLVSDGGGHYFLPKSLTPYQAKELLFSAEPLDARTAQSWGLVNKVFPLDQMEKKVSEYAYSFTLRPTKALGLMKRLTNAADTNSLPEILEAERATQAMMITTKDHQEGVLAFKEKRKPNFKGN
- a CDS encoding quinone oxidoreductase family protein; the protein is MKAIQFKQYGGPEVLQLIDLERPKPEEKEVTIKIEAIGVNFADTARRQGQYVVPTPLPFVPGAEVAGVVDEVGSDVSSVKVGDRVVTLLGTKKATGYAEYSIADERGLMPIPEGVSFEQAVALPLQGLSAYHILKTMGQLESGETVLVHAAAGGVGTIAVQLAKLMGAGKVIATASSKEKLALASELGADVLINYTEENWYEQVLEATDGRGVHVALEMAGGRVFTDTLKCLATFGRLVVYGVASGEQSPFNPSSLMARNQSVIGFFLPQIMRKPALLQSSMRELLQYVGTGQLKLQIGGTYPLAQAAEVHSLMQGRKTTGKLILKP
- a CDS encoding branched-chain amino acid ABC transporter permease, translated to MDLFFQQILNGLTIGSVYSLVALGLTLVFGILHVPNFAHGALYMVGAYVALTVMTALGVHYWIGLLIAVLIVAALSVVMERLVFSRLDGKDPLPIMIASIGMLFFLESFAQFMWGSQYQRMVTPYGETIQVFGLTVTMQRLLVIVAAVALMLLLHLFLTKTMTGAAIIAMSQSKNGAFLVGINATRVSMMTFAIAGGLAAAAATLAAPINLVFPSMGNLVIMKAFVIIIIGGMGSIPGAIIGGYILGMAESLGATYISSDYKDLIAFVLLVLILTIKPNGLFAKGVK
- a CDS encoding branched-chain amino acid ABC transporter permease, with amino-acid sequence MKLSRKSYFLLALLLAVIVFPILIPNQYYMQILILVFIWSIAVYGLNTITGLTGQLSLAHAGFFAIGAYGLGLLTIKAGVPFWLAFVLAILITVIISFFIGLVALRTKSHFFAIYTMSVGFLIYLIIYKSDLTGGVRGLIGIPNPAPIGPITFESILSYYYLMLFFLLLTIFFMYRLTKSLLGKTFVAIRNSEELAETLGIAVMKNKLLAFVISAGLASLAGALYASYVRFIGPQMADIHVAFEILLYLLVGGIGTLAGPIIGTFIVILLTQMLQFLEEFRMLVFGPIVVLLILFYPRGIVGGYLMLKAKRAKKKQMLEHQQTQGGKTDAFND
- a CDS encoding ABC transporter ATP-binding protein; its protein translation is MLLTIDRLTKRFGGLSAVQDVTAQVQEGKITAIIGPNGAGKSTFFNLISGFHQPTSGQIQFSGQDITTMKANHVARLGIGRTFQTTHLFEQSTVLDNVLIGHRLRTKSGFFDAVFRTKREKREERQCHEKAEEALEFVGLSSIAYESVASITQEQQKRVAFALALATDPKLVLLDEPAAGVNPDETEGLADLMRKMVKHGKTVCLIEHKMPMVMSLADHVIVLNHGELIAEGTPREIQENERVIEAYLGGGSHVSA
- a CDS encoding ABC transporter ATP-binding protein translates to MLVLNDLTVSHGPQVVLEQIDLTIEEGELVVLLGANGAGKSTLFHAISGLLKPTSGELLFKGKSLQKLSASQIVREGVVQCAEGRMLFAQMTVHDNLKMGAFSYKKNKAEITSQLDYVYKLFPDLMKKKQAPAGSLSGGQQQMVAIGRALMAKPKLLLLDEPSLGLAPLIVEQMFSIIKEVNKGGVTVLLAEQNAYAALSISSRGYVLENGRLKVEGTKEELLGNEEIRKAYIGA
- a CDS encoding ABC transporter substrate-binding protein translates to MMKKSWLISSVVMFSMVLGACASGTTGDGGGGEAAPEEDVPEVEVSGEEEILNIGYTGPLSGPAAFYGENTVSGVRMAADEINDAGGFEVDGTTYKLNLVTYDDMYLPNEAATNARRLVQEHDTKIVFVPHSGGVFATQVFNEQEDFLIAAYTSEPEILTQGNGLTLRIPPAYDQYPEPFVNYQQERFGTKLALLPTATQYGKDWTEELVPVWEANGGEVVYDGEVDFGKDTDFFPIVTNALNQNPDVIFVGGPSEPTALLMKAARDLGFEGGFMVMDQAKFEEMDGVLGGYDEIEGAIGMLPIMNSDASGAESFVSAFEELQGRVPTAESAFNYQAMYVLVEAMKLAGTVEDPEAIMAQMDAGVKALPDDKFVWHLTGVENNGFDWKASIAAIEDGEIVLIEE
- the rpsU gene encoding 30S ribosomal protein S21; translated protein: MAETRVRKNESIDAALRRFKRSLSKEGTLAEVKKRKHYEKPSVKRKMKSEAARKRKF
- a CDS encoding GatB/YqeY domain-containing protein is translated as MNLLDRLTADMKSAMKNKDKQKLSVIRMVKSSLQNEQIKLGRELTDDDSLTVLNRELKQRKDSLHEFEQANREDLASKLRDEIVILDDYMPEQLSEEEVSAIVKETIDEVGASTKADMGKVMGAVMPKVKGKADGGLVNRLVQQHLS